A window of the Cicer arietinum cultivar CDC Frontier isolate Library 1 chromosome 6, Cicar.CDCFrontier_v2.0, whole genome shotgun sequence genome harbors these coding sequences:
- the LOC101492669 gene encoding pumilio homolog 12-like isoform X1: MLLDKVAQNCVEVATDKVGCTAIQKCLGHVGGMPLELLMTGIVCNAMVLALDPYGNYVLQYVIKMGVKKMVIEVLHGNFVRLSMDKHASNVVEDLLRYSEENDVAVIVEEIMTSRDFLTVVRDPFGNYVAQRALEFTKGGLRFELSFLINSYRKNLQNHIFGKRVLAEAMKILMEGNWFNV, encoded by the exons ATGCTCTTGGATAAAGTAGCACAAAATTGTGTTGAAGTTGCAACAGATAAAGTTGGATGTACGGCTATTCAAAAATGTCTTGGCCATGTTGGGGGAATGCCCTTAGAACTGCTGATGACAGGAATAGTCTGTAATGCTATGGTTCTAGCACTAGATCCATATGG aAACTATGTGTTGCAATATGTAATTAAAATGGGAGTAAAGAAAATGGTGATAGAAGTGCTTCACGGCAATTTTGTTAGGCTTTCTATGGACAAACATGCTAGCAATGTGGTGGAAGATCTATTGAGATACTCTGAAGAGAATGATGTTGCTGTTATAGTTGAGGAGATAATGACAAGTCGTGATTTCTTAACTGTTGTTCGAGATCCATTTGGAAATTATGTTGCTCAAAGAGCACTAGAATTCACCAAG GGTGGTCTGCGTTTTGAACTTTCTTTTCTCATTAATTCCTATCGCAAAAATCTTCAAAACCATATTTTTGGTAAAAGGGTGCTAGCAGAGGCCATGAAGATATTGATGGAAGGAAATTGGTTCAATGTTTAA
- the LOC101492669 gene encoding pumilio homolog 12-like isoform X2, whose amino-acid sequence MLLDKVAQNCVEVATDKVGCTAIQKCLGHVGGMPLELLMTGIVCNAMVLALDPYGLSMDKHASNVVEDLLRYSEENDVAVIVEEIMTSRDFLTVVRDPFGNYVAQRALEFTKGGLRFELSFLINSYRKNLQNHIFGKRVLAEAMKILMEGNWFNV is encoded by the exons ATGCTCTTGGATAAAGTAGCACAAAATTGTGTTGAAGTTGCAACAGATAAAGTTGGATGTACGGCTATTCAAAAATGTCTTGGCCATGTTGGGGGAATGCCCTTAGAACTGCTGATGACAGGAATAGTCTGTAATGCTATGGTTCTAGCACTAGATCCATATGG GCTTTCTATGGACAAACATGCTAGCAATGTGGTGGAAGATCTATTGAGATACTCTGAAGAGAATGATGTTGCTGTTATAGTTGAGGAGATAATGACAAGTCGTGATTTCTTAACTGTTGTTCGAGATCCATTTGGAAATTATGTTGCTCAAAGAGCACTAGAATTCACCAAG GGTGGTCTGCGTTTTGAACTTTCTTTTCTCATTAATTCCTATCGCAAAAATCTTCAAAACCATATTTTTGGTAAAAGGGTGCTAGCAGAGGCCATGAAGATATTGATGGAAGGAAATTGGTTCAATGTTTAA
- the LOC101491898 gene encoding heat shock 70 kDa protein, mitochondrial — protein MAAALLRSMQRRNLASSSVSAFRSLTGSTKTAYAGHNWASLSRPFSSRPAGNDVIGIDLGTTNSCVSVMEGKSPKVIENSEGARTTPSVVAFNQKGELLVGTPAKRQAVTNPTNTLSGTKRLIGRRFDDAQTQKEMKMVPYKIVKAPNGDAWVEANGQSYSPSQIGAFVLTKMKETAEAYLGKTISKAVVTVPAYFNDAQRQATKDAGRIAGLDVQRIINEPTAAALSYGMNNKEGVIAVFDLGGGTFDVSILEISNGVFEVKATNGDTFLGGEDFDNALLDFLVGEFKRTESIDLAKDKLALQRLREAAEKAKIELSSTSQTEINLPFITADASGAKHLNITLTRSKFEALVNNLIERTKAPCNSCLKDANISIKDVDEVLLVGGMTRVPKVQQVVSEIFGKSPSKGVNPDEAVAMGAALQGGILRGDVKELLLLDVTPLSLGIETLGGIFTRLITRNTTIPTKKSQVFSTAIDNQTQVGIKVLQGEREMAADNKSLGEFELVGIPPAPRGVPQIEVTFDIDANGIVTVSAKDKSTGKEQQITIRSSGGLSDDEIDKMVKEAELHAQKDQERKALIDLRNSADTTIYSIEKSLSEYRDKIPSEVAKEIEDAVSDLRSAMSGDNVDEIKSKLDAANKAVSKIGQHMSGGSSGGSSDGGSQGGEQAPEAEYEEVKK, from the exons ATGGCCGCCGCCTTGCTCCGTTCCATGCAACGCCGTAACCTTGCTTCTTCATCTGTCTCCGCTTTTCGATCG TTGACAGGAAGCACTAAGACAGCATATGCAGGTCACAATTGGGCAAGTTTGTCTCGACCTTTCAG TTCAAGGCCTGCTGGTAACGATGTCATTGGAATTGATTTGGGTACTACCAATTCATGTGTTTCTGTTATGGAGGGAAAG AGTCCCAAAGTTATCGAGAACTCTGAAGGAGCTCGAACAACACCATCAGTGGTTGCCTTCAACCAGAAAGGAGAGCTGCTTGTAGGTACACCAGCAAAGCGTCAGGCTGTGACTAATCCCACAAATACTCTTTCTGGCACCAAACGTTTGATTGGTAGGCGCTTTGATGATGCTCAAACTCAGAAAGAGATGAAAATGGTTCCCTACAAGATTGTTAAGGCACCCAATGGAGATGCATGGGTTGAAGCCAATGGCCAATCGTATTCTCCCAGCCAAATTGGTGCTTTTGTTCTCACCAAGATGAAGGAAACTGCTGAGGCATACCTTGGAAAGACAATTTCTAAAGCTGTAGTTACTGTTCCAGCCTACTTCAATGATGCTCAGAGACAGGCAACAAAAGATGCTGGTAGAATTGCCGGTCTTGATGTCCAGAGAATTATCAATGAACCCACTGCAGCTGCACTTTCATATGGGATGAACAACAAGGAGGGTGTTATTGCAGTTTTTGATCTTGGTGGTGGAACATTTGATGTGTCCATTTTAGAAATTTCTAATGGTGTTTTTGAG GTGAAAGCAACAAATGGTGACACTTTCTTGGGAGGAGAAGATTTTGATAATGCATTGCTGGACTTCCTAGTTGGTGAATTCAAAAGAACTGAGAGTATCGACCTTGCAAAGGATAAGCTTGCATTGCAGAGGCTTCGGGAAGCTGCTGAGAAAGCAAAAATAGAACTGTCTTCAACATCTCAAACTGAAATAAATCTTCCTTTCATCACTGCTGATGCATCTGGTGCAAAGCATTTGAACATCACATTGACTAGATCCAAGTTTGAGGCTTTGGTAAATAACTTGATTGAAAGGACCAAGGCACCGTGTAACAGCTGTTTGAAGGATGCCAACATATCTATCAAGGATGTTGATGAGGTTCTTCTTGTTGGAGGGATGACCCGTGTGCCGAAAGTCCAGCAGGTGGTTTCAGAGATCTTTGGAAAGAGTCCTAGCAAAGGAGTAAATCCCGATGAAGCAGTTGCCATGGGAGCAGCTCTTCAGGGTGGTATCCTTCGTGGAGATGTTAAAGAGCTACTACTCCTCGACGTAACTCCTCTATCTCTGGGTATTGAGACTTTGGGCGGTATCTTTACCAGATTGATCACCCGCAACACAACAATTCCTACCAAAAAGAGTCAG GTGTTTTCGACAGCAATTGACAATCAGACTCAAGTGGGTATCAAGGTGCTTCAAGGTGAGCGGGAAATGGCTGCCGACAACAAAAGTCTTGGAGAATTTGAACTTGTTGGCATTCCTCCTGCCCCAAGAGGTGTGCCTCAGATTGAGGTCACGTTTGACATTGATGCCAATGGCATCGTTACTGTGTCTGCAAAAGACAAGTCCACTGGTAAAGAACAACAAATCACTATTAGGTCATCTGGTGGACTCTCAGATGATGAGATTGACAAGATGGTCAAAGAAGCAGAGTTACATGCTCAGAAAGACCAAGAGAGAAAGGCTCTTATTGATCTCAGAAACAGTGCAGATACTACTATCTACAGCATTGAGAAGAGTTTAAGTGAATACAGAGACAAGATTCCCAGTGAAGTGGCCAAGGAGATTGAGGATGCAGTTTCAGATTTGAGAAGTGCGATGTCAGGGGACAATGTtgatgaaatcaaatcaaaGCTTGATGCTGCAAACAAAGCTGTGTCCAAGATTGGACAACATATGTCAGGTGGTTCTAGTGGCGGTTCATCAGATGGAGGTTCTCAGGGTGGTGAGCAGGCTCCCGAAGCCGAGTATGAGGAGGTCAAGAAGTGA
- the LOC113786973 gene encoding heat shock 70 kDa protein, mitochondrial, whose amino-acid sequence MCKRGIACIPPAPRGLPQIEVTFDIDANGIVTVSAKDKATGKEQQITIRSSGGLSDDEIDKMVREAELHAQKDQERKALIDIRNSADTTIYSIEKSLGEYREKIPSEVAKEIEDAVSDLRKAMAGDNTDEIKSKLDAANKAVSKIGQHMSGGSSGGSSDGGSQGGEQAPEAEYEEVKK is encoded by the coding sequence ATGTGCAAAAGAGGTATTGCATGCATTCCTCCCGCCCCAAGAGGTTTGCCTCAGATTGAAGTCACATTTGACATAGATGCCAATGGGATTGTTACTGTCTCTGCCAAAGACAAGGCCACTGGTAAAGAACAACAAATCACCATACGCTCATCAGGAGGACTCTCAGATGATGAGATTGATAAGATGGTCAGGGAAGCTGAGTTGCATGCTCAGAAAGACCAAGAAAGAAAGGCTCTTATTGACATCAGAAACAGTGCAGATACAACCATCTATAGTATTGAGAAGAGTTTAGGTGAGTACAGAGAAAAGATTCCAAGTGAAGTGGCCAAAGAGATTGAAGATGCAGTTTCAGATTTGAGAAAGGCGATGGCAGGGGACAATACTGATGAAATTAAGTCAAAGCTTGATGCTGCAAACAAAGCTGTGTCCAAGATTGGACAACATATGTCAGGTGGTTCTAGTGGCGGTTCATCAGATGGAGGTTCTCAGGGTGGTGAGCAGGCTCCCGAAGCCGAGTATGAGGAGGTCAAGAAGTGA